From the Tistrella mobilis genome, the window GCGACCGGCGGCGACCCCGTCGATCTGGGCGCCCAGATCGTCGACCGGGTGCTGCTCGACTATTGGGGCCTGTCCGACCTGCTGTCGCGGATGTCGCCGCTGCTGCTCGCCGGGATCGCGGTGGCCATCCCGCTCCGCGCCGGGCTCTACAATGTCGGTGCCGAGGGGCAGATCTATATGGGCGGCCTGTTTGCGACCGTGATGGCGCTGAACCTGCCCGCGGGCGTGCCGATGCCGGTGGCGGTGCTGGCCGCCAGCCTGGCGGGTGCCGCAGGCGGGGCGCTCTGGGCCGGGATCGCCGGCGTGCTCAAGGCCCGGCGCGGCATCGATGAGGTGGTCACCACGCTGCTCATGAACTATGTGGCGCTCAACCTGGTCAGCTATGCCGCAAGCGGGCCGCTGAAGGCGCCGGGTGCCCCCTATCCCTATTCGCCGGAAATCCCCGAAGCGAGCTTCCTGCCGCTGCTGATGGCCGATACCGAGGCGCATCTGGGGGTGGTCGTGGGCCTGCTGGTCGCCGTGCTCGCCCGTTTCGCCCTTGGCCGCACGGCCTGGGGCTATGGGGTGGAGGTGGCGGGCAAATCGCCCGGCGCCGCCACCTATGCCGGCATCGCCGTCGGCCGGACCACGGTGATCGCCTTCGCGCTGGGCGGCGCCGCGGCCGGGCTTGCCGGTGCCTTCGAGGTGATCGGCCTCAAGCACCGGCTCTATGCCAATTTCGCCGCCGGCTATGGCTATGACGGGCTGGTGGTCGCCTTCCTGGCGGCCGGCGATCCGGTCTGGTCGGTGATCTCGGCCGCCTTCATGGCGCTGCTGCGCACGGCGGTCACCACGCTGAAAAGCGCCGGTCTGGACGCCACCGCCGTCACCATCGTTCAGGGATTGATCGTGCTTTTCGCAGCCTCGGGCCTCGCCCTTCAGCGCTATGGCGCCTTCGACCGGCTGTTTGCCCGCAGGCGCCGACCTGCCGCCGCCGCAGCGGGCAGCGGAGCCGCATCATGATCGACATGCTGACCGATCCCGCCGCCCTGGGCGAGCTTTTCGCCACCATGCTGCGCCTGTCGGTGCCGCTGGTCTTCGCAGCGCTGGGGGGCGTGTTTTCGGAACGCGCCGGCGTCGTGAACATCAGCCTGGAAGGCTCTATGATCCTGGGTGCCTTCGGGGCCGCCTGGGGCGCCATCGCCGGCGGCTCCGCCGGCTGGGGCGTGGTGACCGGGGCGCTTGCGGGCGGCATGCTGGGGGCTGCCTTCGGGATCGCCACCATCTATGCCGGCGCCAACCAGATCGTCGCCGGCATCGGCGCCAATCTGGCCGGGCTCGGCCTCGCCGCCTTCCTGCACCGGCTGACCGCCGCGGGCCGCGCGGCGGAAAACCGGGTGCCGGGCTTCGGCGACATCACCATTCCGGGGCTCGCCGACATTCCCATGATCGGCAAGGCCCTGTTCTCGACCGATCCGATGACCTGGGCCGCCATCCTGGCGGTGCCGCTCGCCGCCCTGATCCTGGCCCGCACCGGCATCGGCCTCAGGCTGAAGGCGGTGGGCGAAAACCCGCGCGCCGCCGATGTCGCCGGGCTGCCGGTCCGCCTCTACCGGCTGGGCGCGGTCGTCGTCTGCGGCATGCTGGCGGGGCTGGGCGGTGCGGTGCTGGTGCTCTCCCAGGTTTTCCTGTTCACCGAGGGCATGACCGCGGGCAAGGGCTTCATCGCCGTCGCCGCGGTGATCCTGGGGCGCTGGTCGCCGGTAGGCGCCGCCCTCGCCTGCCTGCTCTTCGGCCTGTCGGATGCCATTCAGCTCCGGCTGCAATTCGCCAATGGCGACGTGCCCTATCAGCTCTTCGTGGTGCTGCCCTATCTGGCGGCCATCCTCACCCTGGTCGGGCTGGTCGGCCGCAGCCGTCCGCCCCAGGCCTCGGGCAGCTTCTATCGACGGGAGAGCCGCTGACCCCATGGATGGCCTGATCCCGCCGGGCAACCCCGACCACCGCCCCCGCCGCCACCGCGCCTCGGACGAGCGGATCGACCGCATCCTGACCGCGGCGGTGGCGGTGTTCTCGCGCGTCGGGCTCGACGGGGCACGGATCGAGGCCATCGCCCGCGAGGCGGGCATGTCGAAAACCAACCTGCTCTATTATTTTCCGACCAAGGAACGGCTTTATACCGCAGCACTCGACCGGGTGCTCGACCGCTGGCTGGTGCCGCTGCGCGACATGGATGTCGAGGACGATCCGGTGGCCGCGATCCGCGGCTATATCGCCGAAAAGCTCGACTGGTCGCGCCGCGACCCGGCCGCCTCCAGGCTCTTCGCCATGGAGATGCTGCGCGGCGCGCCGCTGCTCAAACCCCTGCTCGAGGGCGCGCTGCGCGATCTGGTCGACGAAAAGAGCCACATCATCCGGGGCTGGATCGCCGCCGGCCGCCTGGCCCCGGTCGACCCGCGCCATCTGATCTTCGCGATCTGGGCGACCACCCAGCACTATGCCGATTTCGCGGTTCAGGTCGAGGCGGTCGCAGGCCACACCCTCGACGACCCCGCCTTCGCCACCACCACCGCCGACGCCCTCACCCGGCTTCTGCTCGACGGGCTGCGGCCGCGGGCGTAACGGCAGCGCTCAGTTCCCGGCGCGAAGACGGGCGACGAATGCGGTCAGGCGTTGGGCATCGAGACTGGCTAGAAAGGCCTGGCGGTCCGGCGTGCTTGTTCTGAGGTTGCGCCGCGCCTTCTCGACGCTCTCACGAATGATGTCTGGATGCTCGCTCTCCAGGTCGCACAGGAACAGGTCGGGCGTTTGGCAGCGCAGATCATGCCGTGCAAGCTCTGCTTGAGGGAAGTCCGAAACATTCCATGTGATGATCACGTCCGCCTGCGCTGAAATGGCCGTCGCCACGACGTGACGATCGCCGATATCAGGAAGCTGGATGCATTCAACAACAGTCGGTTCGCTCACGACATCGGCATCCGGCAGAACCGCACACATCAGGTCACGCGTCTTCTCCAGTCGGGAGCGGCTTATATCGGGACGATTCTGGACGAGGTTTCGAATCCACTCCTCGTGAATTTTCTGGCTCCACTTCGCCTCGACCAGTCCGTCGACGGCGAGTTGCATCAGAAGATTCCGCAGATGAAAAGGGTATAGGACACAGGCGTCATAGACGGCGACAGGCGGCCTATAGCTCATGATGGCAGATCAGGTCTTCGGTGTCCGCCGCCAGCGCATCAAGGGCCTTCTGGCGTGCCTCGCCTGCTGCCTGGAGCTTGAGGACATCGGCCAGACGCACGCGTCGGTGACTGCCGACCATGCGGAAGGGCAAATCGCCCCGGTCCATACGCAGAACGACCATCGGTCGCGACATGCCGAGGATCTCTGCCGCTTCGGCAGGCGTGAGTTCCTGATCCTCCGCCAGAACGGCGACCCGTTCGCCTTCGATAAGCGAGGTCAGCAAGGTGCTTACGGCACGCACGGCCCCCTCGGGCAATATCAGCACGTGCTCGCGCCCATCCTGCCGGACGCGAAGTTCGACCTGATCCGCACCGACGAGGGGCGGCAATGCATCCGCGCTCTCGCGCTCCCGGACGGGGAGACCGGCATAATGCAGAACACGTGTCGTCATGAGGCGGGTCCCTCCCTTTGTTGAGGATGTGGGAGGGACAGGCCTCGCGTCAATAACTGAAATAACTGAAAGTGCCGGCTGCCGCTTCAGACCACCGGGCTGATCACCCCCACCGCGCGCCGGAGCACGGCCAGCACCGCTTCGGGCTTTTCGTGCAGCATCATATGGCCGACGCCATCCAGGGCGGTGACCTCGGCATGGCGGAAGGCGGCGGCGAGGGCGCGGCCCTGCTTTGCCCGGGTCATCTTGTCGGCCTCGCCCACCACCACATCGACCGGCATGGCGAGGGCGGCGGCAAGGTCGAGCGCGCTGCCGAAGGCGTTGCAGGCGGTGAGGTCGGCATGGAGCACGCCCGCCGGCGCATCGGCGGCATTGGCGCGGGCCTCGGCGCAATGCGGGCCGTCGGGGATGCCGTAGGACCATTTGTCCATCATCGCCTGGGCGGCAGCCGGGTCGTTCAGGGTCTGCTGGAGCAGCGCATCGTTCACCGCCATCACGTCGGCCGGCGCCAGAAGAACCAGGCGGTCGACCGTCACCGCGTCGTCGCCGCGGAGCAGCAGCGCCGTCTCCATCGCGATCAGGGTGCCCATGCTGTGGCCGACCAGCACGGCGCGGCGCACGCCCGCCGCCTTCAGTGCCGCCGCGATCCAGGCGGCACTGTCGGAGATGCGGGTGAAGGCCATCCCCTCGCTGCCCTGGCGGCCCGGCAGGTCGAAGGCGATCACCGGCGTGGTGATCGCGGCATCGTCGAAAACCGGGCGCCAGAAGCGGCGGTTGAGACCGGCGCCATGCAGCAGCACCAGCACCGGTGCATCACCGGCGGCCGGATCGCCCTTCACCCGGGCGGTGGCCGGCTGGCCGTGCACCATGTAGACGCGCGGATCGGTGGCGGATGGGGTCTCGGTCATCGGGGGGCGTTTCCTCGGCTGGTTCTTGTTGGTGATGATGAAGACGGGATCAGCGGGCGGTCCAGGCACCATCGACCGGCAGCGAAATGCCGGTGATGTTGTCGGCGGCGGCGCTGCACAGGAAGACCGCCACGCCACCCAGCTGTTCCGGGGTGGTGAAGCGCAGGGTCGGCTGCTTCTCGGCCAGCAGGTCGCGGCTGGCTTCCTCGATCGAAATGCCGTGCTCCTTGGACTTGGCCTCGATCTGGCGTTCGACCAGCGGCGTGCGCACCCAGCCCGGGCAGATCGCATTGCAGGTGACGCCGGTCTCGGCAGTTTCGAGCGCGGTGACCTTGGTCAGGCCGACGATGCCGTGCTTGGCCGCCACATAGGCCGATTTTTCGGCCGAGGCGACCAGGCCATGGGCCGAGGCGATGTTCAGGATCCGGCCCCAGCCCTTGGCCTTCATGCCCGGCAGCGCCAGCCGGCTGGTGTGGAAGGCGGAGGACAGGTTGATGGCAATGATCCGGTCCCACTGCTCGACCGGGAAATCCTCGATCTTCGCCACATGCTGGATGCCGGCATTGTTGACCAGAATGTCGATCCCGTTCGGGGCTGCATTGGCGAACAGCGCCTCGATCTCGGCGGGCTTGCTCATATCGGCGCCGTCATAGACGACCTTCACCCCGGCCTCGGCCTGGATCTCGGCCACCAGCGCCTCGATCTGCGCTGCGTCGCCGAAACCGTTCAGGACCAGATCGGCGCCGGCCAAGGCCAGCGCGCGGGCGATGGCCAGCCCGATACCGCTGGTCGACCCGGTGACGAGCGCGGTCTTACCCTTGAGATTCATGACGAAACGGCTCCTCTGAACTCTGACGGCGCCGCCCGCCTCCGGAAGCCCTTCCGGAGGATCCCGCAGCGCCGTGGCAGTCTAGCCCCGCCCGCCCCGCCGCCGCCAGCATCAAGGCCTGTCCCGGCTGCTGCATCGCAACATGGTCACATGCATACTGTCGCAGTCTCCCTTTCCTCAAACCATGTTTAAAGTGACCGAAATATCAAGAAAGCAGACGTAAGATTTCTTACAACGCATCCAATTTATAATCAGCTTGCGTGACGATAACATTCAGTTAACCATCTAAGCAAAGGGACGGCATCCGGAGCGATCTCCGGGACTGAACGACACGTCCCGACGGCATGCACCCCGCCACGATGACGATGGCGGGGGCTGCAGGTGGACCGGCTGCCACTTCTGCCCAACGGAGCGGCCGGCCACGTCAGGCAGCGGCCCGGCCCGATCTGCCGGACCGCGAAGGGAGGAGAAGACCAGGTATGATCACGAACCGTCAGGGGACGGGCGCGTCCGTCCGCCGGCATGGCCGGCGCCTTGCACGCACCGCCGCAGCCACGGCCATGGGATGTCTGATCGCCGGCACCGCACTGGCTGCCGACGACTGGACCAAGTCCAAATGGGGCCCGGATGACGAGATCGGCGCCGCCAACAATCTGAGCCCCGAGAAGGTTCTCGAGGCGGCCCAGCTGATCAAGACCGGCAAGACCTATCCGCTGGGTATCGAGACCAATTCCAAGACGCCGGCCTATGCGCCGCGCGGCTTCAAGATCTATGTCGTCCAGCCGGGTCAGGCCCAGGGCGGCAGCCTGGGGCCGACCAAGACCACCTATAACGACGACATCATCGAAGGCTGGCTGGGCATCGGCAGCCAGATCGACGGTCTTGGCCATATCGGCATCGACGGCACCTATTACAACGGCCATCAGGCCAAGGACTTCGCCGCGATGACCGGGCTCACCAAGCTCGGCATCGAAAAGGTGCCGCCGATCACCACCCGCGGCGTGCTGCTCGACATGGCCGCCCATTACGGGACCGACATCGTCAAGGAAGGCACCGCCTTCAACAAGGCGGAGATCGACGAGGTCGCGAAGAAGCAGGGCGTCGAGATCCGCAAGGGCGACGTGGTGCTGTTCAACACCGGCTGGATCAGCCTGATCGGCAAGGACGACAAGCGCTATTCGAGCGGCGAGCCCGGGCTCGGCCGCGAAGGCGCACGCTATCTGGCCGAAAAGGGCGTGGTCGCGATCGGTGCCGACAGCTGGGCGCTGGAAGCCATTCCCTTCGAGGAAGGCGCCGGCGTGTTCGAGGTGCACCAGATCCTGCTGCCCCAGAACGGCGTCTATATCCTCGAGAACATGAACACCGCCGAACTCGCCAAAGACAAGGCTTACGAGTTCATGTTCGTGCTGGGCCAGCCCCGCTACACCGGCGCGGTGCAGGCGATCATCAACCCGGTCGCCATCCGCTGAGCGAAGGCGGCCGAGGCTTCGTGGCCGTCATGCGACGAGGCAGCAGGCATGACGGCGACGCGGCATGGGCGGGTGCTCCCTCCTGTCTCCCCGCCTGCCCGTGCCACTCGGGGCGGCGCCGGTGCGGCCCGGCGCAGGGCGCCGTCCCGTTTTCACTTCGCAGGGCGCCGTCCCTCTTCGTTCTGAACGACGACACCCCCTCCGGCAGGCCCGGAGGGGGTGTCGTCATCAGCGCGGCAGATCGTGGAAACTGTCGGTCAACAGATCGACCACCAGGCCTTCGCGGGCGATGAAAGCGCCGGGCCACATCACCGCGGCCGCCGCCCCCACCCGGTCCATGAAATCATCCTCGTGATCCGGGTCGTGATGGAAGATGGCGAGCCGGCGCGCCCCGGCCATCCGGGCCAGGCGCACCCCTTCCTGCCAGGTGGAATGCCCCCAGCCGGCCTTGGCCGGGTATTCGTCGTCGGTATAGGTGCTGTCATAGATGGCGAGGTCCACCCCGTCCATCAGCGCCAGCACGTTCTGGTCCGGCCCGTCGGGGCGATGTTCGGTATCGGTGATGTAGGCTACAGACCGGCCGGCATGGTCGATGCGATAACCGGTAGCACCGTCGGGGTGGTTGAGCGGCAGGGTCCGGACCCGGATGTCGGGGCCCAGCATCAGCGTATCGCCGGCGGCGAAATCGTCGAAGGTCATTTCGGCATTCATCGCCTCCAGCGGCACCGGAAAGGTCGGGGCCTGCATCTGGCGGTCGATGACCCGCCGGATGCCGCCCGACGCGATCAGATGGCCGGCCAGCACTTCGAACCGGTTGCCGCGGCGGAAGGCGGGCGAGAAGAAGGGGAAGCCCACGATGTGGTCCCAATGGGTGTGCGACAGCAGCAGCGTGGCCGTGCGCACGCCCGCAAGGTTCATGTGGTGCCCCAGCTCGCGGATGCCGGTGCCGGCATCGAAGATCAGCTGGCGGTCCCCACAGGTCACCGCCACGCATGACGTGTTGCCGCCATAGCGCATATGACGGGGTGTGGGGCAGGCGATGCTGCCGCGTACCCCCCAGAAGGCGACTGAAAAGGTCATCATGCGCCTGTTCGTGGTGATCGGCCTGTCGTCTTCAGAACCGTAGTGTGCGGCGGCGTTCCGGGCAAGATGTGCGCGGTTTGCATCACGCCACCGAAGCAGGCAAACTGCCGTTCGGGAGACCTGAGGATCACCGCCGGGAGAGCGGTGGCCGAAAGGACAGGGACCGCCGGAGAGCCACCGGTGCGGGCCGGCCATGCCGGAACCGCATGGGGCGTCGTCGCATCCCTGTCACCATATACCTGTAGAGCACGCGGGGTCGGACAGGAGAGGCCGCTCGAAACGGCGGGTAAGGGATTGGCAAAGACACAGGAATTCTGGGTGAAGTTCTGGGGTGTGCGCGGCAGCATCGCCTGCCCCGGCCCGTCGACGGTACGCTATGGCGGCAACACGTCGTGTCTGGAGATGCGATGCGGAGACCGACGCCTGATCTTCGATGCCGGCACGGGGCTGCGCGTCCTGGACGACGAATTGAGAACCCGGGTTCCCGTGGATGCGGACCTGTTCCTGACCCACACCCATTTCGACCATATCTGCGGGTTTCCGTTCTTCTCCACCGCCTTCGATCCGCGCAACACCTATCGGATGTGGGCCGGGCACCTGCATCCGGAGCGCAATCTGCGCGACCTGCTGTGCGCGCTGATGAGCGACCCGGTCTTTCCGGTCCCGGTCGAAATCATGAAGGCGGATATGAGCTTCCGTGATTTCGTTCCCGGCGATGTGCTGGAGCCGCATCCGGGGATCCGGATCCGCACCGCCCTGCTGAACCAT encodes:
- a CDS encoding ABC transporter permease, with protein sequence MIDMLTDPAALGELFATMLRLSVPLVFAALGGVFSERAGVVNISLEGSMILGAFGAAWGAIAGGSAGWGVVTGALAGGMLGAAFGIATIYAGANQIVAGIGANLAGLGLAAFLHRLTAAGRAAENRVPGFGDITIPGLADIPMIGKALFSTDPMTWAAILAVPLAALILARTGIGLRLKAVGENPRAADVAGLPVRLYRLGAVVVCGMLAGLGGAVLVLSQVFLFTEGMTAGKGFIAVAAVILGRWSPVGAALACLLFGLSDAIQLRLQFANGDVPYQLFVVLPYLAAILTLVGLVGRSRPPQASGSFYRRESR
- a CDS encoding MBL fold metallo-hydrolase; the protein is MAKTQEFWVKFWGVRGSIACPGPSTVRYGGNTSCLEMRCGDRRLIFDAGTGLRVLDDELRTRVPVDADLFLTHTHFDHICGFPFFSTAFDPRNTYRMWAGHLHPERNLRDLLCALMSDPVFPVPVEIMKADMSFRDFVPGDVLEPHPGIRIRTALLNHPQRAVGYRVEFDGRAICYITDTEHPAEGVDPRIAELVAGADIMVYDAMFTDEEYPSRVGWGHSTWSAGMRLAEEAGVKTYVVFHHDPAHDDDQMDRIAAEVAERRPGTVVAREGMVLEP
- a CDS encoding MBL fold metallo-hydrolase; translation: MTFSVAFWGVRGSIACPTPRHMRYGGNTSCVAVTCGDRQLIFDAGTGIRELGHHMNLAGVRTATLLLSHTHWDHIVGFPFFSPAFRRGNRFEVLAGHLIASGGIRRVIDRQMQAPTFPVPLEAMNAEMTFDDFAAGDTLMLGPDIRVRTLPLNHPDGATGYRIDHAGRSVAYITDTEHRPDGPDQNVLALMDGVDLAIYDSTYTDDEYPAKAGWGHSTWQEGVRLARMAGARRLAIFHHDPDHEDDFMDRVGAAAAVMWPGAFIAREGLVVDLLTDSFHDLPR
- the rutR gene encoding HTH-type transcriptional regulator RutR, coding for MDGLIPPGNPDHRPRRHRASDERIDRILTAAVAVFSRVGLDGARIEAIAREAGMSKTNLLYYFPTKERLYTAALDRVLDRWLVPLRDMDVEDDPVAAIRGYIAEKLDWSRRDPAASRLFAMEMLRGAPLLKPLLEGALRDLVDEKSHIIRGWIAAGRLAPVDPRHLIFAIWATTQHYADFAVQVEAVAGHTLDDPAFATTTADALTRLLLDGLRPRA
- a CDS encoding cyclase family protein, which produces MGCLIAGTALAADDWTKSKWGPDDEIGAANNLSPEKVLEAAQLIKTGKTYPLGIETNSKTPAYAPRGFKIYVVQPGQAQGGSLGPTKTTYNDDIIEGWLGIGSQIDGLGHIGIDGTYYNGHQAKDFAAMTGLTKLGIEKVPPITTRGVLLDMAAHYGTDIVKEGTAFNKAEIDEVAKKQGVEIRKGDVVLFNTGWISLIGKDDKRYSSGEPGLGREGARYLAEKGVVAIGADSWALEAIPFEEGAGVFEVHQILLPQNGVYILENMNTAELAKDKAYEFMFVLGQPRYTGAVQAIINPVAIR
- a CDS encoding helix-turn-helix domain-containing protein — protein: MTTRVLHYAGLPVRERESADALPPLVGADQVELRVRQDGREHVLILPEGAVRAVSTLLTSLIEGERVAVLAEDQELTPAEAAEILGMSRPMVVLRMDRGDLPFRMVGSHRRVRLADVLKLQAAGEARQKALDALAADTEDLICHHEL
- a CDS encoding ABC transporter permease — protein: MSPARLLKGAAVPVGAVVLALVVGALLVAATGGDPVDLGAQIVDRVLLDYWGLSDLLSRMSPLLLAGIAVAIPLRAGLYNVGAEGQIYMGGLFATVMALNLPAGVPMPVAVLAASLAGAAGGALWAGIAGVLKARRGIDEVVTTLLMNYVALNLVSYAASGPLKAPGAPYPYSPEIPEASFLPLLMADTEAHLGVVVGLLVAVLARFALGRTAWGYGVEVAGKSPGAATYAGIAVGRTTVIAFALGGAAAGLAGAFEVIGLKHRLYANFAAGYGYDGLVVAFLAAGDPVWSVISAAFMALLRTAVTTLKSAGLDATAVTIVQGLIVLFAASGLALQRYGAFDRLFARRRRPAAAAAGSGAAS
- a CDS encoding alpha/beta fold hydrolase, which gives rise to MTETPSATDPRVYMVHGQPATARVKGDPAAGDAPVLVLLHGAGLNRRFWRPVFDDAAITTPVIAFDLPGRQGSEGMAFTRISDSAAWIAAALKAAGVRRAVLVGHSMGTLIAMETALLLRGDDAVTVDRLVLLAPADVMAVNDALLQQTLNDPAAAQAMMDKWSYGIPDGPHCAEARANAADAPAGVLHADLTACNAFGSALDLAAALAMPVDVVVGEADKMTRAKQGRALAAAFRHAEVTALDGVGHMMLHEKPEAVLAVLRRAVGVISPVV
- a CDS encoding PIN domain-containing protein; the protein is MSYRPPVAVYDACVLYPFHLRNLLMQLAVDGLVEAKWSQKIHEEWIRNLVQNRPDISRSRLEKTRDLMCAVLPDADVVSEPTVVECIQLPDIGDRHVVATAISAQADVIITWNVSDFPQAELARHDLRCQTPDLFLCDLESEHPDIIRESVEKARRNLRTSTPDRQAFLASLDAQRLTAFVARLRAGN
- a CDS encoding 3-hydroxybutyrate dehydrogenase, whose translation is MNLKGKTALVTGSTSGIGLAIARALALAGADLVLNGFGDAAQIEALVAEIQAEAGVKVVYDGADMSKPAEIEALFANAAPNGIDILVNNAGIQHVAKIEDFPVEQWDRIIAINLSSAFHTSRLALPGMKAKGWGRILNIASAHGLVASAEKSAYVAAKHGIVGLTKVTALETAETGVTCNAICPGWVRTPLVERQIEAKSKEHGISIEEASRDLLAEKQPTLRFTTPEQLGGVAVFLCSAAADNITGISLPVDGAWTAR